A single region of the Changchengzhania lutea genome encodes:
- the bshB1 gene encoding bacillithiol biosynthesis deacetylase BshB1: MKLDILAIGAHPDDVELGCGGTLAKEVSKGKKVGIIDLTRGELGTRGTAKTRNVEAHDAAHILGVCVRENLGFADGFFINDKNHQLEVIKMIRKYQPDIVICNAIDDRHIDHGKGSDLVSNACFLSGLIKVETLDEAGLTQVPWRPKQVYHYIQWKNLEPDVAVDISGFIDQKMASVLAYKTQFYDKNSKEPETPISSKNFTDSIIYRSRDLGRLVGVEHAEGFTVERYVAVDSLFDLK; encoded by the coding sequence ATGAAATTAGATATTCTTGCCATTGGCGCACATCCAGATGATGTTGAATTGGGTTGCGGTGGCACCCTGGCCAAAGAGGTTTCAAAAGGAAAAAAAGTGGGTATTATCGATTTAACTAGAGGTGAATTAGGAACTCGGGGCACAGCCAAAACCAGAAATGTTGAAGCTCATGATGCTGCTCATATTTTGGGTGTTTGCGTTCGAGAAAACCTTGGATTTGCTGATGGGTTTTTTATAAATGATAAAAATCATCAATTAGAAGTCATAAAAATGATTCGAAAATACCAACCAGACATTGTGATTTGTAATGCCATTGACGATAGACATATAGACCATGGAAAGGGGAGTGATTTGGTGAGCAATGCCTGTTTTTTAAGCGGATTGATTAAAGTAGAAACTTTAGATGAGGCTGGCTTAACTCAGGTGCCATGGCGTCCTAAACAGGTATATCATTATATTCAGTGGAAAAATTTAGAACCTGATGTCGCCGTTGACATTTCTGGATTTATTGATCAAAAAATGGCTTCTGTACTAGCTTATAAAACACAGTTTTATGATAAAAACAGCAAAGAACCAGAGACACCCATTTCAAGTAAAAATTTTACGGACAGCATAATATATAGATCCCGAGATTTAGGACGATTGGTCGGTGTGGAGCATGCAGAGGGTTTTACCGTTGAGCGCTATGTTGCTGTTGATAGCTTGTTCGATTTAAAGTAG
- a CDS encoding MATE family efflux transporter, with amino-acid sequence MQSNKMSLKQLFKYFKLAVSGKDQEFTSGSIRKAVFMLSIPMILEMLMESIFALVDIMYVSQVSVNAVATIGLTESVITLVYAVAIGLSMAATAVVARRVGEKDLKGASNAAVQVIFLGVFVAAIISVIGIIYPKEILGLMGAEPDLIAEGYGYTQVLMGGNITIMLLFLINAIFRGAGDASVAMWTLILSNGLNIILDPIFIFGFGPVPAFGVEGAAIATTIGRGTAVLFQLAILFYGYSRIKVGVKDLVLRVGVMLNLIRVSLGGIGQFLIGTSSWVFLMRIMSEFGSEVLAGYTIAIRVMMFTLMPAWGMSNAAATLVGQNLGAKKPERAEQSVWKTGKYSAIFMGLVSIIYLVFAPQIIILFTTTPNVVKYGSLCLRIIAAGYVFYGYGMVVINAFNGAGDTKTPTYINFVCFWLLQLPFAYVMAITLDFGPSGVFWAITLAEVLIAIVAIIWFKKGHWKRVEV; translated from the coding sequence ATGCAATCAAATAAAATGTCCTTAAAACAATTATTTAAATATTTTAAACTTGCTGTTTCCGGCAAGGATCAAGAGTTCACCTCCGGGAGTATCCGTAAGGCCGTATTTATGTTGTCCATTCCCATGATATTAGAAATGCTCATGGAATCCATTTTTGCGCTGGTAGATATTATGTATGTATCGCAAGTTAGCGTTAATGCGGTTGCTACTATCGGTCTAACCGAATCGGTTATTACCTTAGTTTATGCGGTAGCCATTGGTTTAAGTATGGCGGCCACGGCTGTGGTAGCACGACGCGTAGGGGAGAAGGACTTAAAAGGCGCCTCCAACGCGGCAGTTCAGGTGATATTTTTAGGTGTGTTTGTAGCAGCTATTATTAGCGTTATTGGCATTATATATCCAAAAGAGATTTTAGGTTTAATGGGTGCAGAACCTGATTTAATAGCAGAAGGGTATGGGTACACCCAGGTATTAATGGGAGGGAATATTACCATCATGTTACTATTTTTAATTAATGCTATTTTTCGTGGCGCTGGTGATGCATCGGTTGCTATGTGGACACTCATTTTATCTAATGGTCTTAATATTATATTAGATCCTATCTTTATATTTGGTTTTGGACCCGTTCCGGCATTTGGTGTGGAAGGTGCCGCCATCGCTACCACCATTGGCCGTGGTACAGCTGTTCTTTTTCAACTGGCTATTTTATTTTATGGCTATAGCCGAATAAAAGTAGGCGTTAAAGATTTAGTATTACGCGTTGGGGTTATGTTAAATTTAATTAGAGTCTCGCTTGGTGGCATTGGCCAGTTTTTAATAGGAACTTCATCTTGGGTGTTTTTAATGCGTATTATGAGTGAATTTGGGAGCGAAGTGTTAGCAGGGTATACCATAGCCATTCGGGTCATGATGTTTACGTTAATGCCGGCTTGGGGCATGAGTAATGCCGCAGCCACATTAGTTGGACAAAACTTGGGTGCTAAAAAACCAGAACGTGCCGAACAGTCTGTTTGGAAAACTGGCAAGTACAGCGCCATATTTATGGGACTTGTTTCTATTATATATTTAGTGTTTGCACCACAAATAATTATATTGTTTACTACGACACCAAACGTGGTTAAATATGGAAGTTTGTGTTTACGTATTATTGCAGCGGGTTATGTTTTTTATGGCTATGGGATGGTTGTCATTAACGCATTTAACGGTGCTGGAGATACAAAAACACCAACGTATATAAACTTTGTCTGCTTTTGGTTATTACAATTACCGTTTGCCTATGTCATGGCCATCACTTTAGATTTTGGACCTAGCGGCGTATTTTGGGCGATTACCTTAGCAGAAGTTTTGATTGCTATTGTAGCCATCATTTGGTTTAAAAAAGGACACTGGAAACGTGTTGAAGTTTAA
- the rlmF gene encoding 23S rRNA (adenine(1618)-N(6))-methyltransferase RlmF gives MLLKAFPDLEPFVFVNKYETKTIDFAHPKAVKALNTALLKVHYGINFWQFPDTNLCPPIPGRVDYIHNLSDLLKKSGITKEIKVLDIGTGASCIYPILGHAEYGWDFVATDIDNNALNHTQKIIDKNGFSDSISLRHQKDDTQIFKSVLKDDEKFSVSMCNPPFYKSEAEALEVTTKKLKGLNREGDKVVRNFSGTQNELWYKGGEKAFIHNYLYESSLFKTQCIWFTILVSKKDLVKGMYTSLKKLGATDVKTINMSQGNKISRIVAWTFK, from the coding sequence GTGTTACTTAAGGCATTTCCAGATTTAGAACCGTTTGTATTCGTAAATAAATACGAAACAAAAACTATTGATTTTGCACATCCTAAAGCCGTAAAAGCTTTGAATACGGCTTTATTGAAAGTACATTACGGAATCAATTTTTGGCAATTTCCAGACACGAATTTATGCCCTCCAATTCCTGGACGTGTCGATTATATTCATAACCTCTCAGATTTATTAAAAAAATCTGGGATTACAAAAGAAATTAAAGTTCTAGATATTGGCACAGGAGCGAGTTGCATTTATCCTATTTTAGGGCATGCCGAATATGGCTGGGACTTTGTAGCCACAGATATTGACAATAATGCATTAAATCATACACAGAAAATTATTGATAAAAATGGGTTTAGTGATTCCATTTCTTTAAGACATCAAAAAGATGACACTCAAATTTTTAAAAGTGTATTAAAAGATGACGAAAAGTTTTCAGTATCGATGTGTAATCCGCCATTTTATAAATCAGAAGCTGAAGCTTTAGAGGTAACTACTAAAAAACTAAAAGGCTTAAATAGGGAAGGAGACAAGGTTGTTAGAAACTTTTCAGGAACTCAAAACGAGTTGTGGTATAAAGGCGGAGAAAAAGCTTTTATTCATAATTATCTTTATGAAAGTTCTTTGTTTAAAACACAATGTATTTGGTTTACCATATTAGTGTCAAAAAAAGATTTAGTAAAAGGGATGTATACCTCTCTAAAAAAGTTAGGAGCAACGGATGTTAAAACGATTAATATGAGCCAGGGAAATAAAATCTCAAGAATAGTAGCTTGGACTTTTAAATGA
- a CDS encoding HAD family hydrolase, which produces MLKAVLFDMDGVIVDSEPLHNKAYHYMFDEVQIEVSEALYESFTGQSTLSICKHLVENFSLSHIPETLVAIKRRYFKTLFENDPDFQLMDDVLALIQNYHANGITLVLASSASMPNINRVFERFDLNPYFKAKLSGADLKASKPHPEIFIKASEASGFKREECLVIEDSTNGIKAANAANIFCVGYDSFHSKNQDYTQANLVVNDFKNIHFNKIKDLL; this is translated from the coding sequence ATGTTAAAAGCGGTTTTGTTTGATATGGATGGGGTGATTGTTGATAGTGAGCCCCTGCACAATAAGGCATATCATTACATGTTTGATGAAGTACAGATTGAGGTATCTGAAGCGCTTTACGAATCCTTTACAGGTCAATCCACCTTAAGCATATGCAAACATTTGGTGGAGAATTTTAGTTTAAGTCATATACCAGAAACCTTAGTGGCTATCAAACGTCGCTACTTTAAAACATTGTTTGAGAATGATCCAGACTTTCAATTAATGGATGATGTTTTAGCTTTAATACAGAATTACCATGCTAATGGCATCACACTTGTTTTAGCATCGTCTGCTTCTATGCCTAACATTAACCGTGTTTTTGAACGATTTGATTTGAACCCGTATTTTAAAGCAAAATTAAGTGGTGCTGATTTAAAAGCGTCTAAACCACACCCCGAAATTTTTATTAAAGCTTCTGAAGCAAGCGGATTTAAAAGAGAAGAATGCTTAGTAATTGAAGATTCTACAAATGGTATTAAAGCCGCAAATGCCGCTAATATTTTTTGTGTTGGCTATGATAGTTTTCATTCTAAAAACCAAGATTATACCCAAGCCAATTTGGTTGTAAACGATTTTAAGAACATACATTTTAACAAGATAAAAGACTTACTTTAA
- the pckA gene encoding phosphoenolpyruvate carboxykinase (ATP), with protein METTGKTLKCPDLKQYGIKNAKVSWNLAPEELQKITIEKGMGKETANGTLAINTGKFTGRSPQDRFLVKDDYTADKVWWGKTNKAVSPENFNKLKNEITKYLSGKEIYARDGYVCAEPEYRTNIRTVTELPWSNMFVYNMFLRPSQKELENFKEDWLILCAPGYVCPEPAAFGIRQGNFSILDFTQKIALVGGSAYTGEMKKGIFSALNMILPTERNVLPMHCSANVGKKGDTAIFFGLSGTGKTTLSADPDRKLIGDDEHGWTADNTIFNFEGGCYAKVIDLTEEKEPDIFRAVKPGAILENVVFKEDGEPDYMDSSITQNTRVSYPIHHIDNIQETLYANNPKNIFFLTCDAFGVLPPVSKLTPGQAAYHFISGYTAKVAGTEAGITEPVPSFSACFGEPFMPLHPTVYGEMLSKKMTEAGVNVWLINTGWSAGPYGVGSRIKLKYTRAMITAILNGELDNVDYEQNFIFGLFMPKYCPGVPSEILDPMNTWLQKGAYVGKAIHLAHSFHLNFEKFAQQASEQIIEGGPLIDEHHHLHEHF; from the coding sequence ATGGAAACAACAGGAAAAACATTAAAATGTCCGGATTTAAAACAATACGGAATCAAAAATGCTAAAGTAAGTTGGAACTTAGCTCCAGAGGAGCTTCAGAAAATAACCATTGAAAAAGGCATGGGGAAAGAGACAGCAAACGGAACACTTGCCATTAACACCGGTAAATTTACGGGTCGTTCGCCTCAAGATCGTTTTCTTGTAAAAGACGATTATACGGCTGATAAAGTTTGGTGGGGAAAAACAAACAAAGCTGTTTCTCCTGAGAATTTTAATAAGCTAAAAAATGAAATTACAAAATATTTATCTGGTAAAGAAATTTATGCAAGAGATGGCTATGTTTGTGCAGAGCCAGAATATAGAACAAATATTAGAACAGTAACCGAATTACCTTGGTCTAATATGTTTGTTTACAACATGTTTTTAAGACCTAGTCAAAAAGAACTAGAAAACTTTAAAGAAGATTGGTTAATTCTTTGTGCTCCAGGATATGTTTGCCCAGAGCCAGCTGCTTTTGGTATCCGTCAAGGTAATTTCTCAATACTTGACTTTACTCAAAAAATTGCTTTAGTTGGAGGATCTGCTTATACAGGTGAAATGAAAAAAGGTATTTTCTCTGCATTAAACATGATTTTACCAACAGAAAGAAACGTGCTACCTATGCACTGTTCAGCAAATGTTGGCAAAAAAGGAGATACCGCGATATTCTTTGGATTATCAGGAACAGGAAAGACTACCTTATCTGCCGATCCAGACAGAAAACTTATTGGTGATGATGAACATGGTTGGACAGCAGATAATACTATTTTCAACTTTGAAGGTGGATGTTATGCAAAAGTAATTGACCTAACTGAAGAAAAAGAACCAGATATTTTTAGAGCGGTAAAACCAGGTGCTATACTTGAAAATGTTGTGTTTAAGGAAGATGGTGAACCTGATTATATGGATAGCAGCATTACACAAAATACACGTGTAAGTTACCCTATTCATCATATAGACAATATTCAGGAAACACTTTATGCAAACAACCCAAAAAATATCTTCTTTTTAACTTGTGATGCTTTTGGAGTTTTACCTCCAGTATCTAAATTGACACCAGGTCAAGCAGCATATCATTTTATTTCTGGATATACTGCTAAAGTAGCAGGAACAGAAGCGGGTATTACAGAGCCAGTGCCATCATTCTCTGCTTGTTTTGGTGAACCATTTATGCCATTACACCCTACTGTTTATGGAGAAATGTTAAGTAAAAAAATGACAGAAGCTGGTGTAAACGTTTGGTTAATTAATACAGGATGGAGCGCAGGACCTTACGGTGTTGGATCTCGAATAAAATTAAAATATACAAGAGCCATGATTACTGCAATCCTAAACGGAGAATTGGATAATGTTGATTACGAACAAAACTTCATATTTGGATTATTTATGCCAAAATATTGTCCTGGTGTGCCATCAGAGATTTTAGACCCCATGAATACTTGGTTACAAAAAGGAGCTTACGTTGGTAAAGCGATTCACTTAGCGCACTCATTTCACTTAAATTTTGAGAAATTTGCCCAACAAGCCTCTGAACAAATTATTGAAGGTGGACCACTAATTGATGAACATCATCACTTACACGAACACTTTTAA
- a CDS encoding SLC13 family permease, protein MLLILVITIGLFAWGKFTPDIVALISMLSLFLTGILDATETLSGFSNPTVIMIAALFIIGEGIAQTGWTAMAGKKFVEWAGKSVPKLLVIVTLGAGVLSGFVSNTGTVATLMPLTISSAWSIGTLPSKMLMPVAFGSNTGGLLTLTGTPPNIIASNALIDAGFRGFSFFEFSLIGIPLLIIALVYFRYIGYKLLPKNKTNNKPVNIESTLHNWIEAYKIDTGYYRLRVRSISPLLNTKLEEWQFEKEYNVSIIRVKRRHPNVLKGIPAFIEFPNPTTEFLYHDIITVKGETEAINKMMITFRLGLLPLEPITDELKHNLINQEVGMTEVIVNPNSMLVGRKYKLGDYFKRFGIQLLAASRNTKPILDKEITVKAGDAFLIRGTWEHIDDLKKQHENLVIIGSPEGMAKNVESLNSKSYIALAALILMIVLMVFNIVPGSIAALISAGVVLLTGCVPISKAYKGISWTSVVMIAAMIPMGIALQKTGTAQVIANGLVNYLGAIHPILLLGGVFLLTTTFSQVINNSATAVLMAPIAILAASSLNLSAEPFMIVVAISASTAFLTPIGTTTNAMVMTAGGYKFMNYLKVGAPLLLMFFIITLILVPIIWPF, encoded by the coding sequence ATGCTTCTCATTTTAGTTATCACCATCGGTCTCTTTGCTTGGGGGAAGTTTACACCAGATATTGTTGCATTGATTTCTATGTTGAGTTTGTTTTTAACAGGAATTTTAGACGCTACCGAAACTTTAAGTGGCTTTAGCAACCCAACCGTAATTATGATTGCCGCACTTTTTATTATAGGTGAAGGGATTGCTCAAACAGGCTGGACGGCCATGGCGGGAAAGAAATTTGTTGAATGGGCTGGAAAAAGCGTGCCAAAATTATTAGTTATCGTCACCTTAGGTGCTGGCGTATTGTCTGGATTTGTTAGTAATACAGGAACTGTCGCTACCTTGATGCCACTAACTATATCATCTGCCTGGAGCATAGGCACATTGCCTTCCAAAATGTTAATGCCTGTAGCTTTTGGTTCCAATACTGGCGGTTTATTAACCTTAACGGGGACGCCTCCAAACATTATTGCTAGCAATGCTTTAATAGATGCAGGTTTTAGAGGATTTTCATTTTTTGAATTTTCATTAATAGGTATTCCTTTATTAATTATTGCATTAGTTTATTTTAGATATATAGGATACAAACTGTTGCCTAAAAATAAAACCAATAACAAACCAGTAAATATAGAATCAACCTTACACAATTGGATTGAAGCTTATAAAATTGACACTGGTTATTACAGATTGAGAGTCAGATCCATATCACCACTATTAAACACTAAATTGGAAGAATGGCAATTTGAAAAAGAATATAATGTCTCTATTATTCGTGTAAAAAGAAGACATCCAAATGTTTTAAAAGGGATACCTGCTTTTATAGAGTTCCCTAATCCTACTACCGAGTTTCTTTACCATGATATTATTACGGTAAAAGGAGAAACTGAAGCCATCAATAAAATGATGATTACGTTCAGGTTGGGGCTTTTACCATTAGAACCTATTACCGATGAATTAAAGCATAACCTGATCAATCAAGAGGTTGGCATGACAGAAGTGATTGTAAACCCCAATTCCATGTTAGTTGGAAGAAAATACAAATTAGGAGATTACTTTAAACGATTTGGGATTCAGCTCCTAGCAGCATCAAGAAATACTAAACCTATACTAGACAAAGAAATAACTGTTAAAGCTGGTGATGCCTTTTTAATCCGTGGGACCTGGGAGCATATAGACGACTTAAAAAAGCAACACGAAAATCTAGTTATTATAGGAAGTCCAGAAGGTATGGCAAAAAACGTAGAAAGCCTTAATTCTAAATCGTATATCGCTCTAGCTGCCTTAATACTCATGATTGTGCTTATGGTCTTTAACATAGTTCCTGGATCTATTGCTGCCCTTATTTCAGCGGGAGTGGTCTTACTAACAGGTTGTGTACCTATTTCAAAAGCTTACAAAGGTATCAGCTGGACTAGTGTGGTTATGATTGCGGCTATGATACCTATGGGGATTGCGCTGCAAAAAACAGGAACCGCACAAGTTATTGCAAACGGATTGGTAAACTATTTAGGCGCTATACATCCTATACTATTACTTGGTGGTGTGTTTTTATTAACAACAACCTTTAGTCAAGTTATAAATAATTCCGCAACAGCGGTACTAATGGCACCAATTGCCATTCTAGCTGCGAGTTCCTTGAATCTATCGGCAGAACCATTTATGATAGTAGTCGCTATAAGTGCATCAACAGCATTTTTAACACCAATAGGTACAACAACAAACGCCATGGTAATGACTGCAGGTGGCTATAAGTTTATGAACTACTTAAAAGTAGGCGCACCGCTATTGCTCATGTTTTTTATAATAACACTCATACTCGTGCCAATAATATGGCCATTTTAA
- a CDS encoding universal stress protein: MTRILLPTDFSNNSFNAIDYALELFRDSPCEFYIHNVQKASSFITDDMLIVSASTTIYNTIIKAAKQSIANIISRAEGKYKNKKHTFFASVDYDNFIDSINQITEKTPIDLIIMGTKGAAGIEKVVFGSNTVRVIQRCKAPVLVIPKDSKFKEVKNIAVINSFSTSYDLKTLKPLSEIHRILSSNIKVVHVNYEQNRTPHQTQNIDSIKELCHATSEDFLNSTNTNLFETVQEFIINNDVDMLAMVGEKHTFLERLFKRHAVETFAYKIDIPLLILKSDTDN, encoded by the coding sequence ATGACACGTATTTTGTTACCTACGGATTTCTCAAATAATTCATTTAATGCCATTGATTATGCCTTGGAATTATTTAGAGACAGCCCTTGTGAGTTCTACATTCATAATGTACAAAAGGCATCATCCTTTATTACTGATGATATGCTGATAGTTTCAGCATCAACTACTATTTATAACACCATTATTAAGGCAGCCAAACAATCGATTGCAAATATTATATCGCGAGCGGAAGGAAAATATAAAAATAAAAAACACACCTTTTTCGCAAGTGTAGATTATGATAATTTTATTGATTCAATCAATCAAATAACAGAAAAAACACCTATAGATTTAATAATTATGGGGACCAAAGGTGCTGCTGGTATAGAAAAAGTGGTGTTTGGTAGCAATACGGTTAGAGTCATTCAACGTTGTAAAGCCCCAGTTTTGGTCATTCCAAAAGACTCGAAATTTAAAGAAGTAAAAAATATCGCTGTAATAAATAGTTTTTCCACGTCGTACGATTTAAAAACTTTAAAACCCTTGTCTGAGATTCATCGGATTCTTAGTTCAAACATCAAGGTCGTGCATGTTAACTATGAGCAAAATAGAACACCCCACCAAACCCAAAATATAGATTCCATAAAAGAATTATGTCACGCAACTTCTGAAGATTTTCTAAATAGCACCAATACTAATTTATTTGAAACGGTACAGGAATTCATCATAAATAATGATGTAGACATGCTTGCCATGGTAGGTGAAAAACATACTTTTTTAGAACGCTTATTTAAAAGGCATGCGGTTGAAACTTTTGCTTATAAAATAGATATTCCGCTTTTAATATTAAAGTCAGATACTGATAATTAG
- a CDS encoding DUF2490 domain-containing protein yields MKYLLITLVIIISITNAFSQTTPEDKFGAWYMLDGTHRISDKVSIKTGFQLRSFEVLDNMNLLFYYTGINYHLNKKTTLTIAYNYLDIDRSFLISGENHLYENRPYEQISYKQETFKLPIYHRLRLEHRFLNFKHQHTTLNRFRYRLGTKIKLNDKLFINVNNEIFANTKDQVFTENRFYAALGINISKSNNIQIGYLNHEINKLNLNRLQVGLFFKTDLRKKKEN; encoded by the coding sequence ATGAAGTACTTATTAATCACATTAGTGATTATTATTTCTATAACTAATGCCTTTTCACAAACAACTCCTGAAGATAAATTTGGAGCGTGGTACATGCTAGATGGCACGCATAGAATTTCAGATAAGGTTAGTATTAAAACAGGATTTCAATTGCGTTCTTTTGAAGTTTTAGATAACATGAATCTATTATTTTATTATACTGGAATCAATTACCATTTAAACAAAAAAACAACCCTAACAATTGCTTATAACTATTTGGATATTGATAGAAGTTTTTTAATTTCTGGTGAAAACCATCTTTATGAAAATAGACCTTATGAGCAAATTAGCTATAAACAGGAAACTTTCAAATTACCGATATATCATAGGTTAAGACTTGAGCATCGATTTTTAAACTTTAAACATCAACATACCACTTTAAATAGATTTCGTTATCGATTAGGAACAAAAATCAAGTTAAATGATAAGTTGTTTATAAACGTTAATAATGAAATTTTCGCTAACACGAAAGACCAAGTATTTACTGAAAATAGATTTTATGCGGCGTTAGGAATAAATATTTCAAAATCAAATAATATTCAAATAGGGTATTTAAATCACGAAATCAATAAATTGAATTTAAACCGACTACAAGTGGGTTTATTCTTTAAAACCGATTTAAGAAAGAAAAAAGAAAATTAA
- a CDS encoding M28 family metallopeptidase codes for MKKTALLLLSFIMMSCSTSQNKSTTSSQGTPKVFANSITATELKENLYMYASDEFEGRKTGEPGQKKAVEFIKKYYIDNGIPSPISEGDYFQEIPASFFNGGIKDSENVLAFIKGSEKPDEIIVISAHLDHIGISGNDINNGADDDGSGTVAILEIAEAFKQAADNGQSPKRSILFLHVTGEEIGLYGSLYYTDVDPVFPLENTVANLNIDMIGRVDPKHEDSRNYVYLIGSDKLSQELHDVSEAVNKAFINLEFDYTYNDDNDPNRFYYRSDHYNFAKNNIPVIFYFNGTHADYHRPTDTPDKIEYDLLETRTRLIFHTAWELANREERIKLD; via the coding sequence ATGAAAAAAACAGCACTTCTACTCCTTTCTTTTATAATGATGTCTTGTAGTACGTCACAAAATAAAAGTACAACTTCAAGTCAAGGCACCCCAAAAGTTTTCGCTAATAGCATCACCGCCACAGAACTTAAGGAAAACTTATATATGTATGCTTCCGACGAATTTGAAGGCAGGAAAACAGGGGAACCTGGACAAAAGAAAGCTGTCGAGTTTATAAAGAAATATTATATCGATAATGGCATCCCTTCTCCAATTTCTGAAGGTGATTATTTCCAAGAGATTCCAGCATCGTTTTTTAATGGAGGGATTAAGGACTCTGAGAATGTGTTAGCTTTTATAAAAGGCTCTGAAAAGCCAGATGAAATTATCGTGATTTCTGCTCATTTAGACCATATAGGTATCTCTGGGAACGACATCAATAATGGTGCAGACGATGATGGTTCTGGAACGGTAGCCATTTTGGAGATTGCCGAAGCATTTAAACAAGCCGCTGATAATGGACAATCGCCAAAGCGTTCTATTTTATTTTTGCATGTTACAGGTGAAGAAATTGGATTATACGGATCGCTTTATTATACAGATGTGGATCCAGTATTTCCGCTTGAAAATACGGTTGCTAACTTAAATATAGACATGATTGGACGTGTGGATCCCAAACATGAAGACAGCAGAAATTACGTCTATTTAATAGGTTCAGATAAACTGAGTCAGGAATTACATGATGTTTCAGAAGCTGTAAACAAAGCGTTTATTAATTTAGAATTTGATTATACGTATAATGACGATAATGACCCGAATCGCTTTTATTACCGTTCAGACCATTATAACTTTGCAAAAAACAATATCCCTGTCATATTTTATTTTAATGGCACACATGCAGATTATCACAGACCAACTGACACGCCTGATAAAATTGAATATGATTTACTGGAAACACGAACACGCTTGATTTTTCATACGGCCTGGGAATTGGCAAATCGTGAGGAGCGAATTAAGTTGGATTAA
- a CDS encoding M28 family peptidase encodes MKSFCILLATFMVGTCASPRYTARIENIKNNIILSDSALVIKYANTITSEELKKQLYIFSSDEFEGRKTGEIGQKRATKFLKDYYIKENISSPLGGSSYYQTVPESFLNESNTASQNVLAYIEGAQKPDEVIIISAHLDHLGVSDGGEIFNGADDDGSGTVALMEMAQAFHIAKLEGHGPKRSILFLHVTAEEIGKKGSEYYTRYPVFPLENTVCNLNIDMIGRVDDEHKNDTNYIYLIGTDRISRELHYVSEKVNNTYTHINLDYRYNIEDESNHYYSRSDQYNFAIHDIPVIFYFNGEHKDYHEISDTPDKIAYDLLEKRTKLIFATAWQLANQTYRLKTDENNELLK; translated from the coding sequence ATGAAATCGTTTTGCATACTTTTAGCCACATTTATGGTAGGTACCTGTGCCTCTCCAAGATATACTGCTAGAATTGAGAATATTAAAAATAACATCATCCTTTCAGATAGCGCACTAGTTATTAAGTATGCCAATACCATTACTTCCGAAGAACTAAAAAAACAGCTTTATATTTTTTCTTCAGATGAATTTGAAGGCCGTAAAACTGGAGAGATTGGTCAAAAGCGTGCCACTAAGTTTCTTAAAGATTATTATATTAAGGAAAATATTTCTTCACCATTAGGGGGTTCCAGTTATTATCAAACCGTGCCTGAAAGTTTTTTAAATGAAAGTAATACAGCATCTCAAAATGTCCTAGCGTATATAGAAGGGGCTCAAAAGCCTGATGAGGTAATTATTATATCGGCACATTTAGATCATTTAGGAGTTTCAGATGGTGGTGAAATTTTTAATGGGGCCGATGATGACGGCTCTGGCACAGTAGCCCTTATGGAAATGGCACAAGCCTTTCATATTGCAAAACTGGAAGGTCATGGGCCCAAACGCAGCATTTTATTCCTTCATGTAACAGCTGAAGAAATCGGCAAAAAAGGCTCTGAATACTATACACGATATCCCGTTTTTCCCCTAGAAAATACCGTTTGCAATCTCAATATAGATATGATAGGAAGAGTAGATGACGAACATAAAAACGACACGAACTATATCTATTTAATAGGAACGGATAGAATTAGCAGAGAACTGCATTACGTTTCTGAAAAAGTTAATAATACATATACTCATATTAATTTGGATTATAGATATAATATAGAGGATGAAAGCAATCATTATTATTCAAGATCCGACCAATATAACTTCGCGATACATGATATTCCAGTAATATTCTATTTCAACGGCGAGCATAAAGACTATCATGAAATCTCTGACACACCTGATAAAATAGCCTACGACTTACTTGAAAAACGCACCAAACTCATTTTTGCAACAGCATGGCAACTAGCCAATCAAACGTATCGCTTAAAAACAGATGAAAACAACGAACTGTTAAAATAG